The proteins below are encoded in one region of Festucalex cinctus isolate MCC-2025b chromosome 2, RoL_Fcin_1.0, whole genome shotgun sequence:
- the map3k12 gene encoding mitogen-activated protein kinase kinase kinase 12, with protein MSGTCIHEPRAPSPSLSGFSTPVSEPPYRRLDGDTPACTPETDLTPTQCVLRNVLSIDTGGSGAPGGSSPTPSDGPSGHFDNSVLKLHEHDASQCGSGAEAGHSPEAGAVRSHSENIRLQSGSGGFLEGLFGCLKPVWTMIGKAYSTEHKHSHEESWEVPFEEISDLQWVGSGAQGAVFLGKFHGDDVAVKKVRDIKETEIKHLRKLKHPNIITFKGVCTQAPCYCILMEYCAQGQLYEVLRAGRKITPSLLVDWSMGIAGGMNYLHLHKIIHRDLKSPNMLITHDDLVKISDFGTSKELSDKSTKMSFAGTVAWMAPEVIRNEPVSEKVDIWSFGVVLWEMLTGEIPYKDVDSSAIIWGVGNNSLQLPIPESCPDGFKILLSQCWNCKPRNRPSFRQILLHLDIASADVLSTPQETYFKSQAEWREEVKQHFEKIKSEGTCLHRLDEELINRRREELRHALDIREHYERKLERANNLYMELSAVMLQLELKEKELQRREQSLDKKYPGFFKHHSSRQSSSSNSMDKLIKKRNVPQKLPSGKRPDILKSEVIIPKMDSSVMQVTIPTCTTRSSTSPSRSRRVKTRHRKPGKGSSGDLAGLKANQPSPNRETAAQVNRLATDSSKQLLEPSAALRGLNHEQQQRQISSSSPDLICTTLQVGGQGKEDPAVGGLERGGSLSASAGLGQSEVGVTGLDDLTETPPRSDTPSEDAASFPFSSSPDSPCGRGAAARRGSLGSPRLPHDGGEDKEDGAGAVRLPRGASGGTGSQHLTPSAILYRAAITRKQRRGVSSEEEEGEVDSEVELPRRRRPTSITKCQSVSTFSSENLSVSDGEEGHTTDHSHSGTPDVVSTNTDDRLDYRSDDLLSQGSEIPADNTDPAQASDGLSERDGTPGQAKAKLEREQNPNEGRVLCDDSDCDSAELDQSGSGEPSRPPSAGAWMPPPQTHQGSPQASHTGPP; from the exons ATGAGTGGGACCTGTATCCATGAGCCCCGTGCCCCTTCCCCCTCCCTGTCAGGCTTCAGTACCCCAGTTTCAGAACCCCCCTATCGAAGACTTGATGGTGACACCCCCGCCTGCACCCCGGAAACGGACCTGACGCCTACACAGTGTGTCCTCCGAAACGTGTTGTCGATTGACACTGGTGGGTCGGGGGCACCGGGAGGCAGCAGTCCCACTCCCAGTGATGGACCTTCAGGCCACTTTGATAACAGTGTGCTAAAACTACACGAACATGACGCCAGCCAGTGTGGCAGTGGTGCCGAGGCGGGCCACAGTCCGGAGGCCGGTGCCGTCCGGAGCCATTCGGAGAATATTCGCCTCCAATCTGGCAGCGGAGGCTTTTTGGAGGGTCTGTTTGGATGCCTAAAACCTGTGTGGACTATGATCGGAAAGGCCTACTCCACTGAACACAAGCATAGCCATGAAG AGTCCTGGGAGGTTCCATTTGAGGAAATCTCAGACCTGCAGTGGGTGGGCAGTGGGGCGCAAGGCGCTGTCTTCCTCGGCAAGTTCCACGGAGATGATGTGGCTGTAAAGAAAGTGCGAGACATCAAGGAGACGGAGATCAAACACCTTCGCAAACTCAAGCACCCCAACATCATTACTTTCAA GGGTGTGTGCACCCAGGCTCCTTGTTATTGTATCTTGATGGAATACTGTGCCCAAGGCCAACTATACGAGGTGCTGAGGGCAGGTCGTAAAATCACTCCCTCACTCCTGGTTGACTGGTCCATGGGCATCGCAGGAGGCATGAACTACCTACACCTTCATAAGATCATACACCGAGACCTCAAGTCCCCCAA tATGCTGATCACACACGATGACCTTGTAAAGATCTCGGACTTTGGAACCTCAAAAGAGCTCAGTGACAAGAGCACAAAGATGTCTTTTGCAGGAACTGTAGCCTGGATGGCTCCCGAGGTCATCCGGAATGAGCCAGTGTCAGAAAAGGTGGACATCTG GTCATTCGGAGTGGTGCTGTGGGAGATGCTCACCGGAGAGATCCCTTACAAAGATGTGGATTCTTCTGCAATCATCTGGGGTGTCGGAAACAACAGCCTGCAGCTGCCCATACCTGAGAGCTGCCCTGATGGCTTCAAGATCCTCCTCAGCCAATGCTG GAACTGCAAGCCAAGGAATCGGCCCTCCTTCCGTCAGATCCTTCTCCATCTGGACATAGCGTCAGCTGACGTTCTGTCCACTCCCCAGGAGACGTATTTCAAGTCCCAG GCTGAATGGCGAGAGGAGGTGAAACAGCACTTTGAGAAGATTAAATCTGAGGGGACTTGTCTCCACCGACTCGATGAGGAGCTGATCAACAGACGCAGAGAAGAACTCAg ACATGCTTTAGACATTCGTGAACACTATGAGAGGAAACTGGAGAGGGCTAACAACCTTTACATGGAGCTCAGTGCTGTCATGCTGCAGCTGGAGCTCAAAGAAAAAGAGCTGCAGAG GAGGGAGCAGTCCTTGGATAAGAAGTATCCAGGTTTTTTTAAGCACCACAGCTCCAGGCAGAGCAGCTCTTCCAACAGCATGGACAAGCTCATCAAGAAGAGAAATGTCCCACAGAAACTGCCCTCAGGAAAGCG GCCAGACATCCTTAAGTCTGAGGTAATCATTCCCAAAATGGATTCCTCTGTAATGCAAGTCACGATCCCAACCTGCACCACTAGAAGCTCCACGTCGCCCAGTCGATCTCGGAGGGTAAAAACCCGCCACCGCAAGCCTGGAAAAGGCAGCAGCGGAGATCTGGCAGGACTGAAAGCCAACCAGCCGTCTCCCAATAGAGAGACGGCGGCCCAGGTTAACCGCTTGGCCACGGATTCCTCTAAGCAGCTCCTGGAGCCCTCCGCAGCCCTGCGGGGCCTCAACCACGAGCAACAGCAACGGCAGATATCCTCCTCCAGCCCCGACCTGATCTGCACCACGTTACAGGTGGGCGGCCAGGGAAAAGAGGATCCAGCTGTCGGTGGGCTAGAaagaggaggaagcctcagcgCCTCCGCCGGATTAGGGCAATCAGAGGTGGGGGTCACCGGTCTGGATGACCTCACGGAAACTCCCCCACGCAGCGACACTCCTAGCGAGGATGCGGCCTCGTTCCCCTTCTCCAGCAGCCCCGACTCGCCTTGTGGGAGGGGAGCAGCCGCACGGCGCGGATCTCTTGGATCTCCCCGCCTGCCCCACGATGGCGGGGAGGATAAAGAGGATGGAGCAGGCGCTGTGAGGTTGCCCCGGGGGGCTTCAGGAGGAACCGGGAGTCAGCACCTCACACCTTCAGCCATTCTGTACAGGGCAGCTATTACACGGAAACAG AGGCGTGGGGTGTCatcagaagaggaggagggtgaagttGACAGTGAGGTTGAGTTACCACGGAGACG ACGTCCGACGAGCATCACCAAGTGTCAGTCGGTGTCGACCTTCAGCTCAGAGAACCTGTCGGTTTCGGACGGCGAGGAGGGCCACACTACAGACCACTCCCACAGCGGCACTCCCGATGTAGTCAGCACCAACACGGATGACAGGTTGGACTACCGCAGTGACGACCTCCTCTCTCAGGGCTCGGAGATCCCAGCAGACAACACGGATCCCGCGCAGGCTTCCGATGGCCTGTCAGAGAGAGACGGAACGCCGGGTCAGGCCAAAGCCAAGCTGGAACGCGAGCAGAATCCAAATGAG GGTCGAGTCTTGTGTGACGACTCGGACTGCGACAGCGCCGAGCTGGACCAGTCGGGCAGCGGCGAGCCGAGCCGACCTCCCAGCGCTGGAGCCTGGATGCCGCCCCCTCAAACCCATCAAGGGTCACCGCAGGCGTCTCACACAGGACCCCCATAG
- the aaas gene encoding aladin isoform X1 has translation MCSLALFPAPVPPGHTTLSESNNELRTASNEEARRQQESSPLTLHFPRDSFKLQSRIESSSKAAFLDHSETLWMRTAAAWRDGGFTGLLNEIVNSHEEVSKLSASSGCILALLQKISSFHSSLFPHITLSSENMITEFSQALNWSDCVVRAFAWHPHTDKFAVALLDDSIKIYNHKSCATTPILKHRLQRSVAAVKWKPLCASGLAVACQSCLLVWHVDPCSLSTRPSSGCAQVLSHPGHSPVTSIAWSPNGSLLVSASPNDTAMMVWDVAAESCVPLRRVGGGGVSFLSWSTDGSHLLASTPSAVFRVWETRMWTCERWPCEKGRCQSGCWSPDGSRLLFTVQGETVIYALTFNDTPGTSKGSQVASVVADLSQTTFNTSEGDVTVGGEIQSLTWDPRGERLAVLLKGDPQADQPAVIPVFKTKTKPFFELLPCGFVRGDLDAEPRLLQFHPHFQHGALLTVCWSTGRITHVPFYFDSGNISRFRFTGASSLPCPQDPANQSLFTEFMS, from the exons ATGTGCTCTCTGGCTCTCTTCCCTGCTCCGGTTCCCCCTGGACACACGACTCTGTCCGAGTCAAACAACGAGCTCCGTACGGCAAGCAACGAGGAGGCGCGGCGGCAGCAG GAATCAAGTCCTCTCACTTTGCATTTCCCCCGAGACTCCTTCAAGCTTCAGAGTCGCATTGAGAGCAGCAGCAAGGCGGCCTTCCTGGACCACTCAGAGACGTTGTGGATGAGGACTGCAGCAGCTTG GCGGGATGGTGGTTTTACAGGGCTACTGAATGAAATCGTCAACTCCCATGAAGAGG TGTCCAAATTGTCCGCGAGTTCTGGGTGCATCCTGGCATTGCTGCAGAAAATCTCTTCCTTTCACAGCTCCTTGTTTCCCCATATCACA CTGAGCAGCGAGAACATGATCACAGAGTTTTCACAAGCACTGAACTG GTCAGACTGCGTGGTGCGAGCGTTTGCCTGGCATCCTCATACCGATAAATTTGCTGTTGCCCTGTTGGATGACTCAATTAAGATCTACAATCACAAAAGCTG TGCCACGACTCCAATTCTGAAGCATCGTCTCCAGAGGAGCGTCGCAGCAGTGAAGTGGAAGCCACTGTGTGCATCAGGACTTGCTGTGGCTTGCCAGAGCTGTTTACTGGTCTGGCATGTGGACCCTTGCTCGCTGTCCACCAG GCCTTCATCTGGGTGCGCGCAGGTTTTGTCTCATCCCGGCCACTCACCAGTCACTTCCATTGCGTGGTCACCAAACGGCTCTCTCCTCGTGTCAGCCTCACCTAATGACACAGCGATGATG GTATGGGATGTAGCGGCAGAGAGCTGTGTGCCCCTCCGGCGTGTCGGAGGCGGCGGGGTCAGCTTTCTGTCCTGGTCCACAGATGGGAGCCATCTTCTTGCCTCAACGCCATCTGCTGTTTTCAG AGTCTGGGAGACCAGGATGTGGACATGTGAGCGTTGGCCATGTGAGAAAGGCCGCTGCCAG tcCGGCTGTTGGAGTCCAGATGGGAGTAGACTTCTCTTCACCGTACAGGGAGAAACTGTTATCTATGCTCTCACCTTTAATGACACACCAG GCACATCAAAGGGATCACAAGTAGCATCAGTGGTGGCCGACCTGTCACAGACAACCTTTAACACATCCGAGGGAGATGTAAC TGTTGGTGGAGAGATCCAGTCTCTGACATGGGACCCGAGAGGAGAAAGACTTGCTGTGCTTCTTAAAG GTGATCCACAAGCAGACCAGCCTGCCGTAATTCCCGTGTTCAAGACCAAAACAAAGCCCTTTTTTGAACTTTTGCCTTG TGGTTTTGTTCGAGGAGATCTTGATGCAGAACCAAGACTGCTGCAGTTCCACCCACATTTTCAGCATGGAGCTCTGCTCACTGTG TGCTGGTCCACAGGAAGAATTACCCACGTGCCTTTCTACTTCGATAGCGGCAACATCAGCCGGTTTCGGTTCACTGGCGCATCGTCGCTACCATGCCCTCAGGACCCAGCCAATCAGTCGCTCTTTACTGAGTTCATGTCATGA
- the aaas gene encoding aladin isoform X2 yields the protein MRTAAAWRDGGFTGLLNEIVNSHEEVSKLSASSGCILALLQKISSFHSSLFPHITLSSENMITEFSQALNWSDCVVRAFAWHPHTDKFAVALLDDSIKIYNHKSCATTPILKHRLQRSVAAVKWKPLCASGLAVACQSCLLVWHVDPCSLSTRPSSGCAQVLSHPGHSPVTSIAWSPNGSLLVSASPNDTAMMVWDVAAESCVPLRRVGGGGVSFLSWSTDGSHLLASTPSAVFRVWETRMWTCERWPCEKGRCQSGCWSPDGSRLLFTVQGETVIYALTFNDTPGTSKGSQVASVVADLSQTTFNTSEGDVTVGGEIQSLTWDPRGERLAVLLKGDPQADQPAVIPVFKTKTKPFFELLPCGFVRGDLDAEPRLLQFHPHFQHGALLTVCWSTGRITHVPFYFDSGNISRFRFTGASSLPCPQDPANQSLFTEFMS from the exons ATGAGGACTGCAGCAGCTTG GCGGGATGGTGGTTTTACAGGGCTACTGAATGAAATCGTCAACTCCCATGAAGAGG TGTCCAAATTGTCCGCGAGTTCTGGGTGCATCCTGGCATTGCTGCAGAAAATCTCTTCCTTTCACAGCTCCTTGTTTCCCCATATCACA CTGAGCAGCGAGAACATGATCACAGAGTTTTCACAAGCACTGAACTG GTCAGACTGCGTGGTGCGAGCGTTTGCCTGGCATCCTCATACCGATAAATTTGCTGTTGCCCTGTTGGATGACTCAATTAAGATCTACAATCACAAAAGCTG TGCCACGACTCCAATTCTGAAGCATCGTCTCCAGAGGAGCGTCGCAGCAGTGAAGTGGAAGCCACTGTGTGCATCAGGACTTGCTGTGGCTTGCCAGAGCTGTTTACTGGTCTGGCATGTGGACCCTTGCTCGCTGTCCACCAG GCCTTCATCTGGGTGCGCGCAGGTTTTGTCTCATCCCGGCCACTCACCAGTCACTTCCATTGCGTGGTCACCAAACGGCTCTCTCCTCGTGTCAGCCTCACCTAATGACACAGCGATGATG GTATGGGATGTAGCGGCAGAGAGCTGTGTGCCCCTCCGGCGTGTCGGAGGCGGCGGGGTCAGCTTTCTGTCCTGGTCCACAGATGGGAGCCATCTTCTTGCCTCAACGCCATCTGCTGTTTTCAG AGTCTGGGAGACCAGGATGTGGACATGTGAGCGTTGGCCATGTGAGAAAGGCCGCTGCCAG tcCGGCTGTTGGAGTCCAGATGGGAGTAGACTTCTCTTCACCGTACAGGGAGAAACTGTTATCTATGCTCTCACCTTTAATGACACACCAG GCACATCAAAGGGATCACAAGTAGCATCAGTGGTGGCCGACCTGTCACAGACAACCTTTAACACATCCGAGGGAGATGTAAC TGTTGGTGGAGAGATCCAGTCTCTGACATGGGACCCGAGAGGAGAAAGACTTGCTGTGCTTCTTAAAG GTGATCCACAAGCAGACCAGCCTGCCGTAATTCCCGTGTTCAAGACCAAAACAAAGCCCTTTTTTGAACTTTTGCCTTG TGGTTTTGTTCGAGGAGATCTTGATGCAGAACCAAGACTGCTGCAGTTCCACCCACATTTTCAGCATGGAGCTCTGCTCACTGTG TGCTGGTCCACAGGAAGAATTACCCACGTGCCTTTCTACTTCGATAGCGGCAACATCAGCCGGTTTCGGTTCACTGGCGCATCGTCGCTACCATGCCCTCAGGACCCAGCCAATCAGTCGCTCTTTACTGAGTTCATGTCATGA